From one Flavobacterium sp. N502536 genomic stretch:
- a CDS encoding DinB family protein, with protein sequence MSESKRISNLYQSIYNGNPWLEVNLVHTLQNVSADQAYKKVNPNLNTIWEIVNHLIQWRRNILRRVQGETIITPDHNYFVPVLDSSEAAWEQSLQSLGKSQELWHAFFEDFQDADLEKIYLNNNHTYYEHIHGIIQHDVYHLGQIVILKKLL encoded by the coding sequence ATGTCAGAAAGCAAAAGAATTTCAAATCTGTATCAGTCCATCTATAATGGAAATCCCTGGTTAGAAGTTAATCTGGTTCATACGTTGCAAAACGTAAGTGCCGACCAGGCCTACAAAAAAGTCAACCCCAATTTAAATACGATTTGGGAAATTGTCAATCATCTAATTCAATGGCGAAGAAACATTTTAAGACGTGTTCAGGGAGAAACCATTATAACGCCCGATCACAATTATTTTGTGCCCGTTTTAGATTCATCCGAAGCAGCTTGGGAACAGTCACTTCAGAGTCTGGGGAAATCACAGGAATTGTGGCATGCTTTTTTTGAAGATTTTCAGGATGCCGACTTAGAAAAAATATACCTCAATAATAATCATACGTACTATGAGCATATACACGGAATTATTCAGCACGATGTGTATCATCTGGGGCAGATTGTTATTTTGAAGAAACTACTTTAA
- a CDS encoding VOC family protein, giving the protein MLTLNKVHHIAILCSDYQKSKTFYTEVLGLTIIREIYREERQSYKLDLALNGTYVVELFSFPNPPKRPSRPEAVGLRHLAFEVINLEETIAFLNTKNIESEPIRIDEITEKRFTFIADPDELPIEFYER; this is encoded by the coding sequence ATGCTTACCTTAAATAAAGTTCATCATATTGCCATTTTATGTTCAGATTACCAAAAGTCTAAAACATTCTATACCGAAGTCTTAGGTTTGACCATTATTCGGGAAATCTATCGCGAAGAACGCCAGTCTTACAAACTCGATTTGGCTTTGAATGGCACGTATGTAGTCGAATTATTCTCATTCCCCAATCCGCCAAAACGTCCTTCAAGACCCGAAGCTGTGGGCTTGCGTCATTTGGCTTTCGAAGTCATTAACTTAGAAGAAACCATCGCTTTTTTAAACACCAAAAATATCGAATCCGAGCCGATCCGAATTGACGAAATTACCGAAAAACGATTCACTTTTATAGCCGATCCGGACGAACTGCCCATTGAGTTTTACGAACGATAA
- a CDS encoding sugar O-acetyltransferase, whose translation MKTEKEKMIAGDYYAAGDPLLVKERRKAKNLLHRLNVTEYRLTKKAKEILAELIPNTGKSFYIEPPFHCDYGYNISCGDNVYFNVNCVVLDCAPVNIGSNVFFAPNVQIYTATHPLEAELRKTLENALPITIGDDCWIGGNSVICPGVTIGKGCVVGAGSVVTKDIPDNSLAVGNPAKVIRKLNQEPQ comes from the coding sequence ATGAAAACAGAAAAAGAGAAAATGATAGCGGGAGACTATTATGCTGCAGGAGATCCTCTCTTAGTAAAAGAACGTCGAAAAGCCAAAAATTTATTGCATCGATTGAACGTAACGGAATATCGCTTAACCAAAAAAGCCAAAGAAATTTTAGCGGAGCTCATTCCAAACACCGGCAAAAGTTTTTATATCGAACCTCCTTTTCATTGTGATTATGGCTACAATATTTCATGCGGAGACAACGTTTATTTTAATGTAAACTGTGTCGTTCTGGATTGCGCACCGGTAAACATTGGATCAAATGTATTTTTTGCGCCAAACGTTCAAATTTACACGGCAACACATCCGCTTGAAGCCGAACTTAGAAAAACACTCGAAAATGCATTGCCCATTACTATAGGTGACGATTGCTGGATAGGCGGAAATTCTGTAATCTGTCCAGGCGTAACCATCGGCAAAGGCTGTGTGGTTGGAGCAGGTTCGGTAGTCACCAAAGACATCCCGGACAACTCTCTGGCTGTTGGAAATCCGGCAAAAGTTATTCGAAAATTAAATCAGGAACCCCAATAA
- a CDS encoding YciI family protein, with protein sequence MKKMFSFFALLLFGTIGFAQETESKFDENLAKSLHADEYGMKKYVFCLLKSGSNTTATKEESKKLFEGHMANIGKLAKEGKLVVAGPFMKNDRNYRGIYIFNVVTVEEAKALVATDPAIQANLLEAELTPWYATAALQETLKIHEKIAKTKI encoded by the coding sequence ATGAAAAAAATGTTTTCATTTTTCGCTTTACTGCTATTCGGTACAATTGGGTTCGCTCAGGAAACAGAAAGCAAATTCGACGAAAATTTAGCAAAATCACTCCATGCAGACGAGTACGGAATGAAAAAATATGTATTTTGCCTTTTAAAATCGGGATCGAATACTACGGCTACCAAAGAAGAAAGTAAAAAGCTGTTTGAAGGCCATATGGCCAACATCGGGAAACTGGCCAAGGAAGGTAAATTGGTTGTCGCCGGACCTTTTATGAAAAATGACCGAAATTACAGGGGAATTTACATTTTTAATGTCGTAACTGTCGAGGAAGCAAAAGCCCTCGTTGCAACAGATCCGGCCATACAGGCGAATTTACTGGAGGCCGAACTAACGCCTTGGTACGCCACAGCTGCTTTACAGGAAACCTTAAAAATTCACGAAAAAATTGCCAAAACAAAAATATAA
- a CDS encoding TonB-dependent receptor — translation MKTKITFILLLLSTFSFAQNTISGKVVDQKGKPVQGANIYIDGTYDGATSSETGNFSFETSEKGNKFLVVSFLLFETFKQEIDVANYKDQIVKLRENVNALDAVVITAGTLESGDKARVSVLKPLDIVTTAGSAGNIIAALQTLPGTQTVGEDGRLFVRGGEASETQTFVDGLRVAQPYGATTNNLPTRSRFSPFLFSGIAFSTGGYSAEYGEALSSVLLLNTQDEPDQNKTDIALMTVGLGVGNTQKWKKSSFSINTNYINLAPYQAVIPQNVDWNNPYQSLGGEAVYRYHFERGIFKLYAAFDAEKFDLNQKNVNFVDPIRTDLDNNNFYLNASYKGDFGTGWQLTSGVSYGYSKNKIKFDINDVDNNENAAQLKLKLRKNISNYFKLSFGADYFITKFNENYTDNIAIKTANGYDSNIAAFYTEGDILFSKKLAAKVGFRLSNNSLLNETNIAPRASIAYKVSKNSQFSFAYGDFTQTPVVDYIKYSKYHQFESEKARHYILNYQFTKPGQTFRAEAYYKDYSNLVQYDTRDIQYNSAFNNNGSGYAKGLDLFWRDSNLHKNLEYWISYSYIDSERQYKNFPTMTTPSFVANHSLSVVTKYFITDWKSQIGFTNSFSSGRPYNDPNQTQFMNGKTKAYNSLSFNWAYLLTTQKILYFSVSNLLGTQNVFGYDYARNPDTNGVYNRQAVIPTADRFFFVGFFWTISQNKNENQLKNL, via the coding sequence ATGAAAACCAAAATTACTTTTATTTTATTATTACTAAGTACTTTTTCTTTTGCCCAGAATACTATTTCAGGAAAAGTTGTTGATCAAAAGGGAAAGCCGGTTCAGGGCGCTAATATTTATATAGACGGAACTTACGACGGCGCTACTAGTTCTGAAACGGGTAACTTTTCGTTTGAAACCAGTGAAAAAGGAAATAAATTTTTAGTAGTGAGTTTTTTGCTTTTTGAAACTTTTAAACAGGAAATAGATGTAGCCAATTATAAAGATCAAATCGTAAAACTTAGAGAAAATGTAAATGCTCTTGATGCGGTAGTGATTACTGCCGGAACATTAGAATCGGGTGATAAAGCAAGGGTTTCGGTTTTAAAACCTTTAGATATTGTAACCACTGCAGGATCGGCCGGAAATATTATTGCAGCACTGCAAACTTTACCGGGAACACAAACGGTTGGTGAAGACGGACGTTTATTTGTTCGTGGGGGTGAAGCAAGCGAAACACAAACTTTTGTAGACGGGCTTCGTGTCGCACAACCTTATGGGGCAACAACCAATAATTTGCCAACCCGTAGCAGATTCTCTCCTTTTTTGTTTAGCGGAATTGCTTTCTCCACCGGAGGATATTCAGCCGAGTACGGCGAAGCGTTGTCAAGTGTTTTGTTGTTGAACACACAGGACGAGCCGGACCAGAATAAAACCGATATTGCTTTAATGACCGTAGGTTTAGGAGTAGGAAATACGCAAAAATGGAAAAAAAGCTCGTTCAGTATCAATACCAATTATATTAACCTGGCTCCTTATCAGGCGGTGATTCCACAAAATGTAGATTGGAACAATCCGTATCAGTCGTTGGGAGGAGAAGCCGTTTATCGCTATCATTTTGAGAGAGGAATTTTTAAATTGTATGCTGCTTTTGATGCCGAAAAATTCGATCTGAACCAAAAAAATGTCAATTTTGTTGATCCAATTAGAACGGATTTAGACAATAATAACTTTTACCTGAACGCCTCTTATAAAGGAGATTTTGGAACGGGTTGGCAATTGACATCAGGGGTTAGTTACGGTTACAGCAAGAACAAAATCAAGTTTGATATTAATGATGTAGACAACAATGAGAATGCGGCACAGCTTAAATTGAAACTGAGAAAAAATATCTCGAATTATTTTAAATTGTCTTTCGGAGCGGATTATTTTATTACAAAATTTAATGAAAATTATACCGATAATATTGCTATCAAAACGGCAAACGGTTACGATTCAAACATTGCGGCTTTTTACACAGAAGGGGACATTTTATTCTCGAAAAAACTGGCCGCAAAAGTTGGTTTCAGACTTTCGAATAATAGTTTGTTAAACGAAACCAATATTGCTCCAAGAGCTTCTATTGCCTATAAAGTTTCAAAAAACAGTCAGTTTTCATTTGCCTATGGAGATTTTACACAAACGCCGGTGGTCGATTATATTAAATACTCAAAATACCACCAGTTTGAAAGCGAAAAGGCAAGACATTATATTTTAAATTATCAGTTTACCAAACCGGGACAGACTTTTAGAGCTGAGGCCTATTATAAAGATTACAGCAATTTAGTGCAGTACGATACAAGAGATATTCAGTACAATTCAGCCTTCAATAATAACGGTTCAGGATATGCCAAAGGATTGGATTTGTTTTGGAGAGACAGCAATTTGCATAAAAACCTGGAGTATTGGATTTCTTATTCTTATATCGATTCAGAGCGACAATACAAGAATTTTCCAACTATGACAACTCCAAGTTTTGTTGCCAATCATAGTTTGTCAGTCGTGACGAAATATTTTATTACCGATTGGAAATCTCAGATTGGTTTTACCAACAGTTTCAGCTCAGGACGTCCGTACAACGACCCAAATCAGACCCAATTCATGAACGGAAAGACAAAAGCGTATAACAGTTTGAGTTTCAATTGGGCTTATTTGTTAACCACACAAAAGATTCTGTATTTCTCAGTTTCAAACCTATTAGGAACTCAAAATGTCTTCGGATACGATTACGCAAGAAACCCCGATACAAACGGAGTTTACAACAGACAAGCCGTGATACCAACTGCTGACCGCTTTTTCTTCGTTGGTTTCTTCTGGACCATCAGCCAGAATAAAAATGAGAATCAGTTGAAGAATCTTTAA